The genomic interval GGATTCCGGTCACACTGCCAACACAACTGAAACAGCTGGTACCTGGCGTGAAGGTCATCAGTCTCGGTGGTGCCACCGAAGGCAGTATCTGGTCCATCTGGTATCCCATCGGTACCGTACCGGCAGACTGGCAAAGTATTCCTTATGGCCGGGCAATGCCCAATCAACAGATGTGGGTTCTGGATGATCAGGGACGACATTGTCCGATCGGGTGTCAGGGTGAAATCCATATCGGTGGTGTCGGGGTAGCTCTCGGATACTTCCAGGACGATGCCCGTACCCGGGCACAATTCATTGATCATCCTCAACTGGGACGCTTATATAAAACCGGTGATCTGGGCGCCTGGCATGCCGATGGCTATATTCAGTTCAAAGGTCGCAAGGACTTCCAGGTCAAGATCCGTGGCTATCGTGTGGAGCTCGGCGAAATCCAACATGTCTTGAGTCAACTCGCTCCGGTACAGAAAGCCCTGGTGATTGATCGGGAACGAGAAGGACTGCAATACCTGGCGGCGTATATCGTGCTGGAACCTGGTGCAGAGATCAGTGATGAACAACTCCGTCAGGCAACTACAGATACCTTGCCAGACTACATGCAGCCCTCCAGCTTTACCCGGATCGAATCCATTCCCTTAACCGCCAACGGCAAACTGGACCGACAGGCATTACCGGAGCCGGTTTGGGTTGATCAGGACAGTTATCAGGCACCCGAAACCGAACTGCAACAGCAGCTGTGTGACATATGGCAGCAGGTACTGGGTCTGGAAAAAGTAGGTATTCAGGATAACTTTTATCATCTGGGTGGGAATTCAATCAATGCCATTAAAATGGCCGCGGTTATTCACCGGCAACTGGAGATAGAGGTACCACTGGAAGCGATTCTGGAACAAAAAACTATCGCAGCTCTGACGGCTTTTCTGTCGAACGCATCATCGAATACTCCGTCACTGCCGGACATTGCACATATCCATACAGATCAGTACAGCCTCTCGTTTGCTCAGGAAAGACTATTGTTTATTGAGCAATATGAACAAGGCAGCGATGCCTACCATATTCCATATTTGGTTGAACTGGCAGCAGATGCAGAGGTGAAACAACTTGAACGGGCTTTGCAAAAGATTGTTGACCGTCATCAGATACTTAACTCTGCTTATACAACCAATGCAGAGGGTCAGTACTCGCAAAAAACTCTGAATGAAAACATCAGCATCTCAATTGAAACCCTGGATCATTCGACTTCCTTGCAGTCAGTTTGCGATAACGACTTACAGCAACCGTTTAACTTAACCACTGAAGCACCGATGCGGGCAAAGGTATATCAGCAGACAGATGGCCAGCAATATCTGTTGATCATCTGGCATCATATTGCATTTGATGGCTGGTCCATCGATGTCTTTGAACGTGAACTGTCTATCATCTATCAGGCTTTCTGCCAGCAACGGGAACCGGTATTACCTGAACTGGATATCAGTTATGGAGACTACGCCATCTGGCAGCGGGAGTTTCTGCAAGGAGAACAGCTGGAGCAACAGCTGACTTTCTGGCAGCAAACATTGGGAGGTTATGAAACCCTGGTTCTGCCAACTGACCGACCTCGCCCCAATCACATTGATTATCATGGAAAAGATTATCCATTTAGCATTGATGCTGAATTATCGCAGCAACTCAGAACGTTAGCCGCCAGTCACGACACCACACTGTTCAACATATTACTCAGTGCTTTTTATGCAACACTGTCTACCGTGACCGGACAGCAGGATATTCTGATCGGAACACCATCAGCCAACCGACGACACGTTCAAACCCACAACCTTATTGGGCTGTTTGTCAACTCATTGGTATTACGAGCTCACATCACACCGTCATTAACTCTGTCATCTCTGTTTGAGCATGTGCAGCAGGTTCTGACTCAAGCCAGAATGCATGAAGACCTGCCATTCGAATATCTGGTTGATGCGCTAACGATAGAACGTGACCCATCACGCAACCCGATTTTCCAGGTGGTTTTTGGTCTGCAAAACTTTGGACAATCCGACACTCTGGAAAACAGTCTTCCGTTTAGTGCGGTCAATGAACTGGGAGGTTTGTCTCTGCATTCACCGGCCAAGTTTGACCTGAGTCTGTTTGTCGACGATTCAAAAGCATCGTTGCAATGCGTTTTCAACTACGCCATCAGCCTGTTCAATCCATCAACCATTGAACGCTTCGCTGATATTTACCAGCGACTGTTACGTGGTTTTGTAACCCCCGCCTGCGAGCGCCTGGAAGATATTCCGGTTCTGCCGGATGTTGACCACGCCCAATTACAAAGCTGGAACAACACTCATCAGGACTACCCGGTCACCACCTTACTGGATGGCTTCTGTGCACAGGTCGAACATGCGCCTCATGCCACCGCCGTAATCACTACTGCCGGCTCGATCAGTTATGCTGAACTCAATCGTCAGCGTCTGGCTCTGACGTATCACCTGTTAGATAAAGGCATCACCCGATCTCACCTCGTTGGCATATTAACCGATAAAGGCGAGGCACAAGTCACCGCTGCCCTCGCCACCCTCTCCACCGGTGCCGCTTATCTGCCTCTGAATGTCAGTTGGCCGGCTCACCGTTTGCAGGAAGTACTCATAGCCGGCGGCGTCGAACATCTGCTGATCTCCCGCCAGCAATATCAAAATCACCATCAACAGGCATGGCTGAACAACTATCAACTCACCCTTGTCGAAGATGTCTGCCACCATGCCAGCCCGGATACGGCGGAACGCACCACCGAACTACCCGGTATTCAGCCTGAAGACATCGCTTATGTCATTTTTACATCCGGCAGTACCGGTAAACCCAAAGGCGTCATGACCAGCCATCAGGGGGCCATGAATACGATTACCGCCATTAACCGGGAATTTAACGTCTGTGCCCGTGACCGGGTATTGGCTTTGTCCGATCTGAGCTTCGACCTCTCGGTGTACGATCTGTTCGGTACCCTGGCCGCTGGCGCAACCATCATCTTCCCGGAACAACAGCAGGCCCAGAATCCCCACCACTGGCTCCAACTGGTCGGCCACTATGGCGTCACCCTCTGGAACTCTGTGCCACAACTGATGCAATTACTGGTCGAAGCCGGCCAGCGCAATGCCATGATGCTGAAAACCCTGCGGGTGGTATTAATGAGTGGCGACTGGATTCCGGTCACGCTGCCGACACAGCTGAAACAGCTGGTGCCTGGCGTGAAGGTCATCAGTCTTGGTGGTGCCACCGAAGGCAGTATCTGGTCCATCTGGTATCCCATCGGTACCGTACCGGCAGACTGGCAAAGTATTCCTTATGGCCGGGCAATGCCCAATCAACAGATGTGGGTTCTGGATGATCAGGGGCGGCATTGTCCGATCGGGTGTCAGGGGGAAATTCATATCGGCGGTGCCGGGGTGGCTCTCGGATACTTCCAGGATGAAGCCCGTACCCGGGCACAATTCATTGATCATCCTCAACTGGGACGTTTATACAAAACCGGTGATCTGGGAGCCTGGCATGCCGATGGCTATATTCAGTTCAAAGGCCGCAAGGACTTCCAGGTCAAGATCCGTGGCTATCGCGTGGAACTCGGAGAAATCCAACATGTCCTGAGTCAACTCGCTCCGGTACAGAAAGCGCTGGTCATTGACCGGGAACGAGAAGGACTGCAATACCTGGCGGCGTATATCGTCCTGGAACCCGGTGCAGAAATCAGCGACGAACAGCTGCGTCAGGCCACCACAGACGCACTGCCGGACTACATGCAACCCTCAAGCTTTACCCGCATCGAGTCCATTCCCTTAACCGCCAACGGCAAACTGGACCGACAGGCATTACCTGAACCGGTCTGGGTTGATCAGGACAGTTATCAGGCACCCGAAACCGAACTGCAACAGCAGCTGTGTGAAATATGGCAGCAGGTACTGGGTCTGGAAAAAGTAGGTATTCAGGATAACTTTTATCATCTGGGTGGGAATTCGATGGCAACCACGCGGCTGGTATCTCTGATCAATGAACAGCTTAATTGCCAGTTGTCACTTGCAGACGCATATACCCATCCGACTATCGCCCAGCTCAGTGGTCTGCTATCAGTACCACAACGAGAGTTGTCACTGGTTAAGACGTTAGCTCTTTCACAGCCTGAAGCACCTTCACTGTTTATGATCCATCCGGCACTGGCTGGATGCGAAGTTTACTATTCCCTGGCTGTCTCCCTTTCGTCTCACTTTAACTGCTATGGGCTGGATAATCACAATCTGCTGTTTGAGGACAAAGTCGAAACCTTAAGTGGTATGGCGCAGCTTTATCTGCAGGCCATCGAAGACACACACACTCTTTCCCAAAATGTGTATCTGCTGGGCTGGTCTTTAGGTGGCCAGGTAGCATTGGAAATAGCGGCCATGCTTGAAGACAGAGGCTTTAACAATATCCAGGTATTTTTGTTGGATTCATTTTTACCAGCAGGTCATTTCGAGCTTCGTAACTACGATGTTAAATCCGGTATGGCCCAGGTACTGCGTAACAACGGTTACGAAGAAGACCAAATTGAATCAGCGCTGGATAACATCATGATCGAACAGGGAATCTCGGCAGCAAAACTCTCCAGAGATCTGCTCTATACAAAAGTTACTCTGTTCAAAGCCTGTCATGTCTCACCGGATGAATACCGGATTAACGAGGAAGGCCTGGTTAGCATGGAGACAGATATGCTGAATGCCAGAGATAACTTCCTTTCAACATCGGTTAAAACCGAGGTTTCCATCTACAGGCTGGAACAGAGACATCACTACGATTTGCTGGATGAGAAAGAACTGATTTCCAGCGTACTGTTTCAGAGCTTACCGCAACCAGCCGTGGAGGAAACTGTGGAACAGTTAGTCCTATCCTGAGGAAATGAAGAAGACATGAAAATACTGAGAAGTTCATGTCACTGTTTATGATGTAGTTATCGATAGATTCACAGTCAGTAAAGTCATGCAGTGATCATTAAAAAGGACAGTTGTCAGAAATATGGAGCAGGGATGCATCGTATTGATAGCTGTCCAATACAGGAAGTCCGACAAATTATCAGTTGTTTTCATCGACAAGGTATCCATTAACAAATATGAGAAATCAAATATTATGATCTACGATGCAATAGTCATTGGTGGTAGTTTTGCGGGCTTATCAGCAACGTTAATGTTGGGCAGGGCACGCAAGAAAGTCGCGCTGATCGATGCCGGCAAGCCTCGCAACCGTTTTACCCGGGCGTCACATGGTTATCTGGGCATGGATGGCAAATCACCCGAGGAAATAAAAGCACAATGCCTTGAACAACTGCAGGTTTATCCGACGATTGAGTTTATTTCTGCCGAAGTTGTCAGTGCCCGAAAAGGAAATGGTGGTTTTGTAGTCAACCTGACAGATGATCGACAGATACATGCAGCACGCCTGGTGCTGGCTACGGGTGTCAAAGATAAACTACCAGACCTGCCAGGCCTTGAAGCACGCTGGGGAATATCGGCACTGCATTGCCCTTATTGCCACGGATTTGAAGTATCCGATCAGCCATTAGGGGTAATGCACAGTCATTTCGTCTCTTCGCATCAGGCGATGATAATTCCAGATTGGGGGCCAACCACTTATTTCACTCAAGGATTATTTAAACCAGACAGACAACAGGAAGCGATGTTTGCCGCCAAGAAGGTCAAACTGGAGTCTTCGCCGATTGTGGAGCTGCTGGGTAATGCCCCTGACCTCGAAGCCGTTAAACTGCAGGACGGTCGCGTGATTCCGCTCAAAGCCCTTTTTGTAACACCCACAACCCTGATGGCCAGTTCACTGGCAGAACAGCTGGGATGCGAGTTTGATGAAGGCCCGTTTGGAAAGTATCTGCGCGTCAACGAATGGAATGAGACAACCATAAAAGGCGTTTATGCCGCTGGAGACATGGCACATGCAGCACATAATGCTATCTATGCTGCCTCCGGTGGAGCAACCGCAGGTGTTGGCGTACACCAGTCTCTGATATTCTCGTAACCCTCAATCCAGTGTATTGCGGCGGCAGAGTACCATGTCGCAATACATTTCATATGATACGGCTGCTGTATTGTTCATAAGTATTCATTTGGCAAACATCCAGGTCGGGTAACGATGCGAGGCCAGGCTGCCTCCATGCCGCCAACGGTCTGATGTCAGATGCATTTACTATTTATTTCTCAGTCGCAACCCGGGCGGATCAGCCCCCGAATAGACCCGCCAACAGGATCTTTATACATATCTAAACAATATTCCGCCGTGCAGAAGAAAACTTCCTGGTCTACCTTTAATAAAGACAGTTTTTCGAACCACGATTCAGCTATTAAAACAAAAAAAGCAGGAATTCATGATGGCATCCATAATCCACCCACAGACATTCATCACCCTTTTTATTATGGCCTGTCTGAGCTTTATAAGCTCCGATGCACTCTCTGAGAACAGACAAGTTACTATGTCAACAGATGCGGAGAAGAAGGACGGTTATCTGGTCCAGGTCACCAGTGAAGCATTCAAACGTTCAGGATATGATCTGGAGGTTCGCTACCTCCCGTGGAAACGGGCGCTGGAAGAATCCATGACCGGTAAAGTGGATGGTTTACTGGGAGCTTACTACACCGATGAACGGGCGGAGAAACTATATTACTCAGAACCGGTTGGCGAGGTGGTCATTAGTTTCATGGCACTGAAGGAATCCAATATCCGCTACAATACCCTGACAGACTTAAAGGCTCTTGAGATTGGCATGGTGCGTGGCGCGGTGGTCAATGCAGATTTTGATCAGGCGGACTACCTGAACAAGATACCGGTCAGCACAATCGAGCAAAATATTCAGAAGCTGATCAATAACAGAGTGGCTCTGATCGTCGATAAACAACAACAACTCCAAAACATCGTCGAAAACCAGTATCCAGACTGGGTAGATAAAGTGGAATACCTCTCACCCCCTTTGCGGGTGGACTACTTTTACAACGCCTTTTTCATGGCCCACCCCGACGGCCAGAAAATATTGACAGACTTCAACAAAGGCTTGGCGGAAATTCGTGCGGATGGCACTTATGATCAAATACTGCAGAAGTATAAACTGCCTTAGTTGTAGTAGCCTCACACCCTGAACAAACAAACCACAAGGGCTGGTTTCGCTTGCTCACTCATATAGGGAACCATCTGAAAAATGGACTATTTTCGCGCAGGACGTTGTCAGCCCCAGTCTCACATCCTCATTTACGCCAGTAAACTGCGGTGTTGTGAGTGGTGCTTCCTCGCCTGCATCAAAACTATTCCTATTTTTCAGAGGCCCCATAGTAACCTGGCAATTAAATAGATCGTTCTGATCTGTTTAATTGTCGCCCCGAAAAATCTGGCAGTGTTACCCGAAACACCGAATCGTCGGACTGCTTGATTTCCCGAGGCCCGCATTGGCTATGGCCAATTGCGTGGTCTGACACCACTGTGCATCCCTGCATCACACTATTAGCCCGACATAAATGCTTGCCAGGTTAATAGAATATGAGAGACATTTATGACACCTGCTTTTCGGTGTAATATGTTCATCAACACTCATATCCCGTGGAACTGAATTTGCTGAAAGCTCTGTATCTCTATTCGAAGGAACGTTGTCCATCCGCTATTTTATTGGTTATCTCTGTTATTTTATCTATCTCAGTACTGGACGGTCCTGATTCTGTTCTATCCATTTCAGCGTTGTTAATTTCCGCAACGCTATTTTTATTTTTGATTCGCTTGAGTGATGACATCTGCGATCTGCCAATTGACCGGGTTGCTCATCCAGAGCGTTTACTGTGCCGCGATCAAACCAGCCTTAGAAAACTGAAACAGTTTCGGTTGCTTACCATACCAGTGATTTTCTTCATAACCCTGCCGGCAGCCGAAGACACCCTATTGACAGCGGCTTTCTTACTGTCGGTATTACTGATGTGTTGGTTGTTTTTTCTATACAAACCCACAATGCCGACGCTTGTTCATACCCTTTTACTGAATGGTTCGCTGGCATTTTTCCCCCTACACTCAAGCTTATTGATAAAAGGCTACATAAATAGCTTTGCCATGTATATGGCCATGTATTTTTGGTTTGGTAGTGTTGCCCATGACCTTTCACACTCTCTGGTCGACATACGCCAGATAACGATCGATAAAATAAAACCATTGAATCGAATTAATCAGAATTATCTCGCCTTTTCGTCATTGGTGTTTTTTTCCGCCAGCACGATCACAGGGTTTTTGCTCTATGTTTTAAAAATGGTTGAACCTGCTTTTTTCTATCTATTACTGATCAATTTTTCTATTGTGCTGTATCTGGAATACCACCTTATCAAAAAACCAAACCAGCAAACTGCTGCACCATTTTATGTATTCGGATTTATTTTTTTTCTCACCCCGGTGTTGGCAGAAATCATTTGGAAATGTACAAAACTGTATTTTTCCATACACATAGTTACCATTTAAACGGATATTTTCAGGAAACCTCCTACCAAAGTAGGGATGAACAAAGTACAGAAAATTTCTACTATATTCGTGCGTCCTCTGTTACATAAACAAGGGCATACGCTTCAAAAATTCCGCCAAATAAGACTCACCATTATTGGGAAATATGTTTCATCATTTAATCTGTGTTTTCTGATTACTATCTATATGTCCGAGTTTTTTCTGAACATTTTTACATCCATATGAGCATTTGCCAGGAATATAGCTGACATCCAAAACCGACTCTGATCCAGAATAATCGCTTACCACTTATAAACAGACAAATACAACACAATGCCGGTTAAAGGAGGGCTCTAAATAATTACCTACGTTGTCACTACTGCATTAAAAACCTGCTCAAGTCAGTCATTTGTGGTTTATAAAATCCCTCTTTGGAATCGCATACTCGCACCGCTTCTGCTACCGCTGACCTGCAACACAACCTAACTTCGCCCTGGTGGATTGATTACAGGTTTTTTGCCTTGCCCTGGATTCCTGATAGACATTATCAAGAGGCCCCCTGAATACGCGAGTCCAATTACGATATTGGAACGACTGAACGGCTTTATTTTTTTAACAGACATGTCATTGCCCGAGGGCAAGCCACGATTTTTGTTTTCCGCCATTCATAGCGGGAAGCGCTTTTTTTTGAAAAGAGAACCCACAAAATGAACCAGCATCTGAATATTGAACGTACAAAACTACTCGAACTGATTAACTTCAACAAAACCATCGCCAAAGCCCGTGGAGCCTATTTGTATAGTGATACAGGCGATGTTTATCTGGATTTCACCAGTCAGTTTGGCGCGGTGCCTTTTGGACATAATCCGGATTTTCTGTGGCAAACCCTCATAGCGCAACAGGCCATGGAACCCGGGGTGATGATTCAGCCATTTAGTACAGAAGGCGCCAGGAAATTATCGGAAATGCTGGTCCGGTTTGCTCCGGGAGATTTGGAATATGTAACCTTTGGTTGTACCGGTGCTGAGGTGGTGGAAATCGCCATCAAGATGGCCAAAGCCAAAACCCGGCGCAATGCTGTTCTATCTACCGAAAACAGTTTCCATGGCAAAACTATGGCTGCAGTACTGGCAACTGGAAACAGCTACTACAGCGAATGTTTCTATCCCGCCAGCGAGGCCTTCGCTCATGTTCCCTACAGCGATGTCGAAGCTCTGGAAAACGCCCTGGCCAGCAAACAATATGCGGCTTTTATCGTTGAACCGATTCAAGGCGAGGGCGGGATGGTGGTCCCGCAAGCTGGTTATTTGAAGGTATGTGAACAGCTGTGCAGAAAATATGGCACGCTGTTGATTGTCGATGAAGTCCAAACCGGTCTGGGGCGCACGGGTAAACTGTTTGCGTGCGATCATGAAAATGTGGAGCCGGATATTCTACTCATTGCCAAAGCTCTCAGCGGCGGTCTTATTCCTATCAGCGCCTGTCTCGCCAATAAACGTGCCTGGAGCAAAGACTTTGGTCAACGCCATAGTGCGACATTTGCCAACAATCATCTGGCGGCAATGATTGGCTGCAAGGTGATGGAAAAGCTGACAGAGGAGCCGGACATCCTCGATCATGTCTGCCAATCCGGTGATTATCTGCATCAACAACTGACCGCATTAATCAGCAAATTCCCGGCCGCATTTGCGGCTGCCAGTGGCCGTGGTCTGATGCAGGGACTGGTACTAAAGGATTGGGTCGATGAAGAATCTTATTTGTGCCCGACCATTTCCGGCCAGGGCTTCATAGTGCCACTTGTGTCCGCATATCTGCTGAACCGTCATCATATTTTCACCATGCCGACACTGAACGATAACAATGTACTGCGCCTGCAGCCAAATTATCTGATTACGCACGAAGAAATCGATACATTAATCCATGCGCTTGACAAAGTGGGCACCCTGATCACCGAAGGCAAATTCTCCGAACTGCTCCGTGCCGCCATCGGTCTAAAGCCACAATCCCCTCAAATCACCACACGCCCTTATAGAAATCAAACCATCGTTCCGGCAGGTGAGAAGCTGGGAACCTTTTGTTTTTTCGTCCATCCGGTCACGGAAATGCATACCATCGATTGTATGCCAGGAGGCCGAGATGCGTATGACGCCATTGAAACAGAGAAAGTACTGAACTGGTTGGACAACGCCAAATCCCTTTACGGTGATGCTGCACCAGCCTATTACATGCCGTGTATTCCCTCGGCCAACGGTGGATATGTGGATGGTTGGTTGATCAGTAGTCTGTTGACACCGAAAGATATGATGCGACTGCCCAAGGATGAGAAAAACCGCCTGATGGACAGTTACATCGATATCGCCCAGGAAAAAGGGGCCAATGTCATCGGCCTCGGTGCTTTTACCTCGGTGATTACCCGCAGCGGAACCACAGTGGCTGATTGTGGGACACCGGTCACCACCGGCAATGCATTTACCGCGCTAACCAGTACTGACAGCGTGCGTCAGATCTGTCAGGCCAGGGACATCGACACAGGTTATATGACACTTGGCATCGTTGGCGTTTCCGGTTCTGTCGGACGCTTGTGCTTTCTGGATATCGGCGCTGAGTTTCAAAAAGTCTGTTTGATTGGAAATGCCCGGAATCTGAATAATGTGGAGAAACTCGAAGTCGTAGCGGGTGAATTCATACTGAAGCTCTTTACCAGCAACATCTCCAGTCAACTCAAGCCCATGTTCCAGACTCTGGTTGAAGCGGATATCAACCTCAACCTGATCAATTCATTCGATATTGATCAGAATAACGATTACCCGGGCGAAAAATTCCGCCAGATATATCTGACCGTACAGCAGAAATTCCGGGATCATCACGGTGACCTTAAAAACTTTCCACTGCTGTTAACCAATGACATCGAAAACACTCTGCCGATCTGCGATGTCGTCATCACAGCAACCAGTAACGGTGAGGCATTTATCCAGCCGGAATTACTTGCTGAAGGAGCAATTGTTTGCGATGTCGCAAGACCATCTGATCTGCAACAGGAAGTCAGACAAAAACGTGCTGATATTACCGCGTACGATGGTGGTTTGGTTCAACTGCCGGCAGCTCTTCGCTTCGGTGGCCCAAATATCGCTGAGCTGGATTTGGGCGTCACTCTCGCCTGTCTTGCCGAAACAGTCATCCTGACTATGTCACAGGTCAAACATAGCTACAGCCTCGGAGGTGTATCCTCGATTGAAGAAGCCAGAGACGTTTTTCAAATGGCGCTCAAACATGGATTTAACACCCATTTATACGAGGATGACATCACAGGTCCGGTGTTATC from Gynuella sunshinyii YC6258 carries:
- a CDS encoding NAD(P)/FAD-dependent oxidoreductase → MIYDAIVIGGSFAGLSATLMLGRARKKVALIDAGKPRNRFTRASHGYLGMDGKSPEEIKAQCLEQLQVYPTIEFISAEVVSARKGNGGFVVNLTDDRQIHAARLVLATGVKDKLPDLPGLEARWGISALHCPYCHGFEVSDQPLGVMHSHFVSSHQAMIIPDWGPTTYFTQGLFKPDRQQEAMFAAKKVKLESSPIVELLGNAPDLEAVKLQDGRVIPLKALFVTPTTLMASSLAEQLGCEFDEGPFGKYLRVNEWNETTIKGVYAAGDMAHAAHNAIYAASGGATAGVGVHQSLIFS
- a CDS encoding transporter substrate-binding domain-containing protein → MSTDAEKKDGYLVQVTSEAFKRSGYDLEVRYLPWKRALEESMTGKVDGLLGAYYTDERAEKLYYSEPVGEVVISFMALKESNIRYNTLTDLKALEIGMVRGAVVNADFDQADYLNKIPVSTIEQNIQKLINNRVALIVDKQQQLQNIVENQYPDWVDKVEYLSPPLRVDYFYNAFFMAHPDGQKILTDFNKGLAEIRADGTYDQILQKYKLP
- a CDS encoding UbiA family prenyltransferase — translated: MLKALYLYSKERCPSAILLVISVILSISVLDGPDSVLSISALLISATLFLFLIRLSDDICDLPIDRVAHPERLLCRDQTSLRKLKQFRLLTIPVIFFITLPAAEDTLLTAAFLLSVLLMCWLFFLYKPTMPTLVHTLLLNGSLAFFPLHSSLLIKGYINSFAMYMAMYFWFGSVAHDLSHSLVDIRQITIDKIKPLNRINQNYLAFSSLVFFSASTITGFLLYVLKMVEPAFFYLLLINFSIVLYLEYHLIKKPNQQTAAPFYVFGFIFFLTPVLAEIIWKCTKLYFSIHIVTI